From a single Callithrix jacchus isolate 240 chromosome 5, calJac240_pri, whole genome shotgun sequence genomic region:
- the TBX21 gene encoding T-box transcription factor TBX21, protein MGIVEPGCGDMLTGTEPMPASDEGRAPGADPQHRYFYPEPGAQDAAERRGGGSLGSPYPGGALVPAPPSRFLGAYAYPPRPQAAGFPGAGESFPPPAGAEGYPPGEGYAAPDPRAGLYPGPGPREDYALPAGLEVSGKLRVALNNHLLWSKFNQHQTEMIITKQGRRMFPFLSFTVAGLEPTSQYRMFVDVVLVDQHHWRYQSGKWVQCGKAEGSMPGNRLYVHPDSPNTGAHWMRQEVSFGKLKLTNNKGASNNVTQMIVLQSLHKYQPRLHIVEVNDGEPEAACNASNTHIFTFQETQFIAVTAYQNAEITQLKIDNNPFAKGFRENFESMYTSVDTSIPSPPGPNCQFLGGDHYSPLLPNQYPVPSRFYPDLPGQAKDVVPQPYWLGAPRDHSYEAEFRAVSMKPAFLPSAPGPTMPYYRGQEVLAPGAGWPVAPQYPPKMGPANWFRPMRTLPMEPGSGGSEGWGPEDQGPPSVWTEIAPIRPESSDSGLGEGDSKRRRVSPYPSSGDSSSPAGAPSPFDKEADSQYYNYFPN, encoded by the exons ATGGGCATCGTGGAGCCGGGCTGCGGAGACATGCTGACGGGCACCGAGCCGATGCCGGCGAGCGACGAGGGCCGGGCGCCAGGCGCCGACCCGCAGCACCGCTACTTCTACCCGGAGCCAGGCGCGCAGGACGCGGCAGAGCGTCGCGGGGGCGGCAGCCTGGGGTCGCCCTACCCGGGGGGCGCCTTGGTGCCCGCCCCGCCGAGCCGCTTCCTCGGAGCCTACGCCTACCCGCCGCGGCCCCAGGCGGCGGGCTTCCCCGGGGCGGGCGAGTCCTTCCCGCCGCCCGCGGGCGCCGAAGGCTACCCGCCGGGCGAGGGCTACGCTGCCCCGGACCCGCGCGCCGGGCTCTACCCGGGACCAGGACCGCGCGAGGACTACGCTCTGCCCGCGGGGCTGGAGGTGTCGGGGAAGCTGAGAGTGGCGCTCAACAACCACCTGTTGTGGTCCAAGTTTAATCAGCACCAGACGGAGATGATCATCACCAAGCAGGGACG gCGGATGTTCCCATTCCTGTCATTTACCGTGGCTGGGCTGGAGCCCACGAGCCAATACAGGATGTTTGTGGATGTGGTCTTGGTGGACCAGCACCACTGGCGGTACCAGAGCGGCAAGTGGGTGCAGTGTGGAAAGGCCGAGGGCAGCATGCCAG GAAACCGCCTGTACGTCCACCCAGATTCCCCCAACACGGGAGCACACTGGATGCGCCAGGAAGTTTCATTTGGGAAACTAAAGCTCACAAACAACAAGGGGGCATCCAACAACGTGACCCAG ATGATTGTGCTCCAGTCCCTCCATAAGTACCAGCCCCGGCTGCACATTGTTGAGGTGAACGACGGAGAACCTGAGGCAGCCTGCAATGCTTCCAACACCCATATCTTTACTTTCCAAGAAACCCAGTTCATTGCCGTGACGGCCTACCAGAATGCCGAG ATTACTCAGCTGAAAATTGATAATAACCCCTTTGCCAAAGGATTCCGGGAGAACTTTGAGTC catgTATACATCTGTTGATACCAGCATCCCCTCCCCGCCTGGACCCAACTGTCAATTCCTTGGGGGAGACCACTACTCTCCTCTCCTACCCAACCAGTATCCTGTTCCCAGCCGTTTCTACCCTGACCTTCCTGGCCAGGCGAAGGATGTGGTTCCCCAGCCTTACTGGCTGGGGGCCCCCCGGGACCACAGCTATGAGGCTGAGTTTCGAGCAGTCAGCATGAAGCCCGCATTCCTGCCCTCTGCCCCTGGGCCCACCATGCCCTACTACCGAGGCCAGGAGGTCCTGGCACCTGGAGCTGGCTGGCCTGTGGCCCCCCAGTACCCTCCCAAGATGGGCCCAGCCAACTGGTTCCGCCCCATGCGGACTCTGCCCATGGAACCTGGCTCTGGAGGCTCAGAGGGGTGGGGACCAGAAGACCAGGGTCCCCCCTCGGTGTGGACTGAAATTGCCCCCATCCGGCCGGAATCCAGTGATTCAGGACTGGGCGAAGGAGACTCTAAGAGGAGGCGTGTGTCCCCCTATCCTTCCAGTGGTGACAGCTCCTCCCCTGCTGGGGCCCCTTCTCCTTTTGATAAGGAAGCTGACAGCCAGTATTATAACTATTTTCCCAACTGA